In the Malassezia vespertilionis chromosome 1, complete sequence genome, one interval contains:
- a CDS encoding uncharacterized protein (EggNog:ENOG503P411; COG:M) — protein sequence MLRSAHLRNNVASGAAASSATEKSHASLGLHRAAGTGNVAHVLFALENGQSANSQLHGITPLHVAACLGDITVLQLLLFFGADVNLPRVRSRSVGGPGVEGSTALHFAAANGHHGVLCFLLEHGARPALLDKDGQTPESLAVANRHAACAAALQQWIDAHGLEGYTDPESIKELGLAPPWSEYSTSTGQEEDTDTPLPLSPFLRNPPYPATRLPSKPALSVRTDVTPADGTASAHSRHVSPNPFTATESKRRMSLPFLIEKAAHPASSLRALWPQASQTGARDDEQEVSSANALRIPRISSRTGLTGLLKRATGSGAARPLDDAGARAVLTEEALPDSGREITSRFSSVLSSANLLSLVHRRSQENMSEPSEASASLSASPVSDTTSGSRPHARATRGYAAGSAVFMLNPTVTPPPLPLASTSTPANKMRVHLVADGLPCGASANARLRRNSASNTQDTQMLAATTRARASSEVQAPARDTLESEQRVPLAEPHSSLAELLAHYDTEAKEAPL from the coding sequence atgttgcgcagcgcgcaccTGCGCAACAATGTAGCGtctggcgcggcggcaagcTCCGCGACAGAAAAGAGTCATGCAAGTCTTGGCTTACACCGTGCAGCAGGCACGGGAAACGTTGCGCACGTCTTGTTTGCACTGGAGAATGGACAGTCGGCCAACAGCCAGCTGCACGGCATCACACCGTTGCATGTTGCTGCTTGTTTAGGCGACATAACTGTGCTTCAGCTTCTACTTTTTTTCGGCGCCGACGTGAAtctgccgcgcgtgcgatcAAGAAGCGTCGGCGGCCCTGGCGTCGAAGGctccacggcgctgcattttgccgccgccaaCGGGCACCACGGCGTGCTGTGCTttttgctcgagcacggtGCGCGGCCTGCACTGCTTGATAAAGACGGGCAGACGCCCGAGTCGCTCGCTGTCGCCaatcggcacgccgcttgcgccgcagcgctgcagcagtggATCGACGCGCATGGGTTGGAGGGGTACACGGATCCAGAAAGTATCAAGGAGCTTGGGCTTGCACCGCCATGGAGCGAGTATTCTACAAGCACAGGTCAGGAAGAGGATACAGACACGCCCTTGCCTCTTTCGCCATTTCTGCGAAATCCGCCGTACCCCGCAACGCGCTTGCCCAGCAAACCTGCGCTTTCCGTCCGCACCGACGTGACGCCTGCAGATGGCACGGCATCTGCACACAGTCGGCACGTTTCGCCGAACCCTTTTACTGCGACGGAaagcaagcggcgcatgagCCTCCCTTTTTTGATAgaaaaagcagcgcacccCGCCtcgtctttgcgcgcgctttggcccCAGGCGAGCCAGacgggcgcgcgcgacgacgagcaggaAGTGTCGTCGGCAAATGCGCTGCGTATCCCGCGAATCAGCAGCAGGACTGGCCTGACGGGCTTGCTGAAACGCGCGACGGGAtccggcgccgcgcgcccTTTGGACGACgctggcgcacgcgctgtgcttACTGAAGAAGCCCTGCCCGACTCAGGGCGCGAGATTACCTCGCGTTTTTCCAGCGTGCTCTCCAGTGCGAATCTTTTATCCCTCGTGCACCGCCGATCGCAGGAAAACATGTCCGAGCCGAGCGAGGCGAGTGCATCGCTCTCCGCATCGCCCGTCTCGGACACCACATCGGGCAGTCgtccgcacgcgcgcgccacgagAGGCTACGCAGCAGGCTCTGCTGTCTTTATGCTCAACCCCACAGTaacgccgccgccgctgccgcttgCGAGCACTAGCACGCCAGCAAACAAAATGCGTGTGCATTTGGTCGCAGACGGCTtgccgtgcggcgcgtctgcCAATGCCCGACTACGCAGGAACAGTGCATCAAATACGCAAGACACACAAATGCTTGCGgcaacgacgcgcgcgcgcgcgagctccgaagtgcaagcgccggcgcgcgacacTTTGGAAAGTGAGCAGCGCGTACCGCTTGCCGAACCGCATTCTTCGCTTGCAgagctcctcgcgcactACGACACAGAAGCAAAAGAAGCGCCACTGTAA
- the BFR2 gene encoding rRNA-processing protein bfr2 (COG:K; COG:U; EggNog:ENOG503NVS0; BUSCO:EOG09262WSH) yields the protein MGTSAMRRKARLSESDTLNAEKYRGTRASRAEMFQNEGESSDADGIEDDDDEDDDEDDDIGDIGEDGIDDDEDDEDDEDDDDEIGEDDNLDIVKDDDEDDDDIDEDNDNDHHHITAQDGSMKDNTGDIHTVAAQEENSSVLLGQLHSKQTQDAHKGHQVHKQVRAWERALRIRIAFQKLCAGTSQLPPSNNMHAYLAQAPEAHATLTQAVTELETAAETLQGIRTRLWTDNMRALAPQLNKVGRDTSGSTALADLETTLEAPRRALLARWSNKVAAAPDTNKAGSKLNLRAINQNVVDQLDQALAGDGLQRLLERTRVWRSDPAELLGRDTDESQDAPRDDVFDDSDFYGQLLRDLIDNAHALEAGTAAYASHALQSKKRKRAVDVRASKGRRIRYEVMEKVQNFMPLIPRTLWDDAQSARFFANLAGSTEAAEAEDTEKAAQHDGFRLFA from the coding sequence ATGGGCACTAgtgcgatgcggcgcaaggcacggTTGTCCGAGTCGGATACGTTGAATGCGGAAAAATACCGCGGTACCCGAGCATCGCGTGCGGAAATGTTTCAAAACGAGGGAGAAAGCAGTGATGCAGACGGGATAGaagatgacgacgacgaagacgacgacgaagacgacgacATCGGCGACATTGGCGAAGACGGCATTGACGACGATGAAGACGATGAAGACGAtgaagacgacgacgatgaaATCGGCGAAGATGATAACCTCGACATTGTCAAAGACGACGAtgaagacgacgacgacatCGATGAGGACAATGACAATGATCACCACCACATCACCGCCCAAGACGGCTCCATGAAAGACAATACCGGCGATATCCATACAGTAGCAGCCCAAGAAGAAAACTCCAGTGTGCTCCTTGGTCAGCTTCACTCAAAGCAAACACAGGATGCACACAAAGGGCACCAAGTACACAAACAAGTCCGCGCGTgggagcgtgcgctccgCATCCGCATTGCATTTCAGAAGCTATGTGCGGGCACATCGCAGCTTCCACCAAGCAACAATATGCATGCATATCTAGCGCAAGCCCCTGAGGCACATGCAACACTAACACAAGCAGTTACAGAGCTTGAAACGGCCGCAGAAACATTGCAGGGAATCCGCACACGACTGTGGACCGACAATAtgcgcgcacttgcgccgcagcttaACAAGGTTGGGCGCGATACAAGTGGTTCAACTGCACTAGCCGACCTGGAAACCACATTGgaagcaccgcgccgtgcgctccttgcgcgGTGGTCAAATAAAGTCGCAGCTGCGCCCGACACAAACAAGGCAGGCTCCAAGCTCAACTTGCGTGCCATCAACCAGAACGTTGTAGATCAACTGGATCAAGCACTTGCAGGCGATGGTCTCCAGCGGCTCTTGGAACGTACCCGTGTGTGGCGCTCTGACCCCGCCGAGCTCTTGGGGCGCGACACGGATGAGAGccaagatgcgccgcgcgacgacgtTTTTGACGATAGCGATTTCTACGGCCAGCTACTGCGTGACTTGATTGACAATGCACACGCCCTTGAAGCTGGCACAGCCGCATATGCTTCGCATGCACTGCAATCCAAAAaacgcaaacgcgccgtcGATGTGCGTGCCAGCAAAGGCCGCCGCATTCGCTACGAAGTGATGGAAAAGGTGCAAAATTTTATGCCGCTTATTCCCCGCACGCTCTGGGACGATGCACAATCTGCACGCTTCTTTGCAAATCTCGCGGGCAGCACGGAAGCAGCCGAGGCAGAGGACACGGAGAaggcagcgcagcacgacgGGTTCCGCCTATTTGCCTAG
- the SRP1 gene encoding Importin alpha subunit (Karyopherin alpha subunit) (Serine-rich RNA polymerase I suppressor protein) (COG:U; BUSCO:EOG09261OSU; EggNog:ENOG503NU5E) gives MSALRDQSRRQDAYKAKGAFKQDELRRRREEAQVEIRRQKREESMAKRRNLNLQQISDAPDSDEEDGLGDDLDAQITEQLPQMVQGALSDNLEMQLDATTKFRKLLSKEKNPPIDRVIQCGVIPRFVEFLRSPHSMIQFEAAWALTNIVSGTSEHTQVVINAGAVPIFIELLSSPVLDVREQAVWALGNIAGDSTKCRDYVLQQGAMHSLLELLSEDHKVSMLRNATWTLSNLCRGKNPQPSWELVVPALPTLTKLVYAMDYEILIDACWALSYLSDGANEKIQAVIESGVTRRLVDLLLHPSTAVQTPALRTAGNIVTGDDMQTQVIIASGALPPLLSLLSSPKEGIKKEACWTISNITAGNPVQIQAVIDANIIPPLITILGHADFKTKKEACWAISNATSGGLQQPQQIRYLVSQGCIKPLCDLLKSMDNKIIQVALDGLENILKIGEQDKEAMGPGHTNQYALYIEEAGGMVTIHALQNHENFDIYKKCFYIMDKYFPDDDVQEETGIDAPQVSETGAFAFPSNMATPQAGFQFGPTPGAQDMQS, from the coding sequence ATGTCCGCACTCCGCGATCAGAGCCGTCGTCAAGACGCCTACAAGGCAAAAGGTGCCTTTAAACAAGATGAgcttcgccgccgccgtgaggaggcgcaggtgGAAATCCGGCGCCAGAAGCGCGAAGAAAGTATGGCTAAGCGCCGCAACTTGAACCTCCAACAAATCTCCGATGCGCCCGACTCGGACGAGGAAGACGGTTTGGGCGATGATTTGGACGCACAGATTACCGAGCAGCTTCCGCAGATGGTACAGGGTGCATTGAGCGACAACCTGGAGATGCAGCTCGATGCGACGACCAAGTTCCGCAAGCTCCTGTCCAAGGAGAAGAACCCCCCAATCGATCGTGTGATCCAGTGCGGTGTTATTCCACGCTTTGTCGAGTTTCTCAGGAGTCCCCACAGCATGATCCAGTTTGAGGCTGCTTGGGCACTTACCAATATTGTCTCAGGCACCTCGGAGCACACGCAAGTGGTCATCAATGCAGGTGCCGTGCCCATTTTCATTGAGCTCCTCTCTTCTCCCGTGCtggatgtgcgcgagcaggcggTCTGGGCGCTCGGCAACATTGCCGGCGACTCGACCAAGTGCCGCGACtatgtgctgcagcaaggCGCAATGCATTCGCTTCTGGAGCTGCTCAGCGAGGACCATAAAGTGAGCATGCTCCGCAACGCGACCTGGACGCTGAGCAACTTGTGCCGCGGAAAGAACCCCCAGCCGAGCTGGGAGCTTGTTGTTCCTGCTCTCCCAACACTGACCAAGCTTGTCTACGCGATGGACTATGAGATTTTGATCGATGCGTGCTGGGCGCTTTCCTACCTTTCTGACGGCGCCAACGAAAAGATCCAGGCAGTGATCGAGTCGGGTGTGACACGCCGGCTCGTCGATCTGCTGTTGCACCCCTCCACTGCGGTACAgacgcctgcgctgcggaCCGCCGGCAACATTGTCACGGGGGACGATATGCAGACCCAAGTGATTATTGCCTCGGGTGCGCTGCCTCCCCTGCTTTCCCTCTTGTCTTCGCCAAAGGAAGGGATCAAGAAGGAGGCTTGCTGGACGATTAGCAACATTACCGCGGGCAATCCCGTGCAGATACAAGCCGTGATCGACGCAAACATTATTCCTCCCCTGATCACCATCTTGGGCCACGCAGACTTCAAGACAAAGAAGGAGGCGTGTTGGGCGATCAGCAATGCGACCAGTGGTGGTCTTCAGCAGCCGCAGCAGATTCGGTACCTCGTCTCCCAGGGCTGCATCAAGCCCCTCTGCGACCTGCTCAAGTCAATGGACAATAAGATTATTCAAGTCGCCCTGGACGGCCTAGAAAACATTCTCAAGATTGGGGAGCAGGACAAAGAGGCAATGGGCCCCGGCCACACAAACCAGTATGCGCTGTACATTGAGGAGGCCGGCGGTATGGTCACTatccatgcgctccagAACCACGAAAACTTTGACATTTACAAAAAATGCTTTTACATCATGGACAAGTACTTCCCCGACGACGACGTGCAAGAGGAGACGGGCAttgatgcgccgcaagtcAGCGAGACGGGTGCTTTTGCGTTCCCCTCCAACATGGCGACGCCGCAGGCGGGCTTCCAGTTTGGGCCCACGCCTGGAGCTCAGGATATGCAGTCGTAG
- a CDS encoding uncharacterized protein (COG:U; EggNog:ENOG503NU87; TransMembrane:3 (i174-195o201-218i345-364o)) produces MVHLHNPFAGHVHNMNGPEAEESLAQNLEAQGANVQTFSEDASPEDKARQAAQAFDEIKPRGELAEAVEERKKEKKVKVVQSIPSDLGGVRVRPNVSLRDVDTASRARGQLGDGQLVPGALPAGQPSMDIPDWFTVGWIDASRTLLGLTPDQLELTEQRMRDTDLVSSFLTDAYYGYVWFDGAAIVSSVLATYYATRFGGGLAYVCIVLAICGTYYCTSHRRTRQRIRDDVARELSRQRMVSENETARWINHFLSRFWLIYEPVLAATIIQSVDAVLKDQCPPFLDSLRLTTFTLGTKAPSIDYVRTLSDTDDDVIVMDWKISFTPNDVQDLTVRQAAKKINPKIVLTVRLGKGIVGAGLPILLENMSFVGSLRIRLKLISNFPHVQVVDMSFMEPPSFDYELKPIGGSTLGLDVAALPGLSGFIQNQVHANLGPMMYNPNQFSLNLEELMSGTPLDAAVGVLQVTVWSARDLVGVKFAGGVPDPYVALSLDDGPEIDKTSVKQSTPHPTFKETKYIILRKLEGLLVLTTFDYNDRRPDTRLGVTKVNLQMLEEKPDSGQLNKAVMYNGAAHGSVQFSLHYFPVLKPQTATDGSPKPLPETNAGIVRLTLHQARDLVSKSVIPGEMEPRAKLLLNDKVIKETPVIKSTRDPIFENVTEFLVTDRASSVLSVHIIDDRELAGKPVVASISARIEDLISAKLRQQDWFPVPDTKRTCIRLSSQWKPVVMAGSINGSNSYRPPIGALKVWIRGAHDVKNVEALSGGKSDPYALLRVNNLPVSGTAVIMNNLSPLWNQVLYAPVHSSAEIVRLEVLDYQNSTADRTLGYCDLAVSQFCVDDLTDPVYRFHSNGRHTRNEPLKQTNGTVKGMVDFDVEFKPAMNVAGANFIEQNKRMVQQAKKAAQNEPDARSVGALETPDAQPTPDVAPDGHVEAAADDMDQVVAGHAVEHEEEEDGDEALHLSPEELKQYQSGVLAFNLISGTISKQRAQLEVVFDDAYWPSYITERRKQTYNWDEVGEVVIRELDVSHVWFRLRTGSSDDDVFAEYMCSTRELMEKAMVEPTELTLLPLNGAALDFNLGNPVEDLGRLQNQSTERLKSVGGLPSKLRTDGTKAFTDGAKALGSGATQLSDNALSLANQTLHYTHPLLNKIKVSCRYIPMDVHLEPVESIVNQGALSIELIRADHLRSADRGGKSDPYVLFEDNGVVLAKSKTVKRSLHPVFNETLPEVNIKSRLTHDYTFNVRDWDQVGSSDPLGIAHINLAELEPFVAHEQTYPLVGKGSTEKSTISVRLSFRPQYVNNRTRKNTAIRRNITSGLIGGIGGIGKGVAHGGKSVGHGFFSVLTGGKHHSHENEPQVMEAPQQDGYVQGSTEQKAPGAQSFVLNDEATSMRDSASMYQGRSEDGEPRVRQRRSRLQNPFKRAKEPAQGPALPPHRS; encoded by the coding sequence ATGGTGCACTTGCATAACCCCTTTGCGGGGCATGTGCACAATATGAATGGCCCAGAAGCAGAAGAGTCACTGGCACAGAACCTTGAGGCGCAAGGCGCCAATGTACAGACATTCAGCGAAGATGCGAGTCCCGAGGACAAGGCACgccaggcggcgcaggcattCGACGAAATCAAGCCAAGAGGCGAGCTGGCTGAGGCTGTAGAAGAACGCAAGAAAGAAAAAAAGGTCAAGGTCGTCCAGTCCATTCCCTCGGATCTGGGCGGTGTTCGCGTGCGCCCGAATGTGTCACTGCGCGATGTCGACACTGCGTCGCGTGCACGCGGTCAGCTGGGCGACGGCCAGCTTGTCCCTGGTGCGCTCCCTGCAGGCCAGCCCTCGATGGATATCCCCGACTGGTTCACTGTAGGCTGGATcgatgcgtcgcgcacgctgtTGGGCCTTACACCCGACCAGCTAGAGCTCacagagcagcgcatgcgcgacacAGACTTGGTCAGTTCCTTCTTGACAGATGCATACTATGGCTATGTGTGGTTTGATGGCGCTGCTATTGTATCTTCGGTGTTGGCTACCTATTATGCTAcgcgctttggcggcggTCTTGCCTATGTTTGCATTGTTTTGGCCATCTGCGGCACGTACTACTGCACGAGCCATCGAAGGACACGGCAGCGCATTCGCGACGATGTAGCGCGCGAGCTTTCACGGCAGCGCATGGTGTCTGAAAACGAGactgcgcgctggatcaACCATTTTTTGTCGCGTTTCTGGCTTATTTACGAGCCTGTGCTTGCCGCGACGATTATCCAGTCCGTCGACGCGGTGCTTAAAGACCAGTGCCCTCCCTTTTTGGACTCGCTGCGTCTCACGACATTTACCCTGGGCACCAAAGCGCCGTCGATTGACTATGTGCGTACACTTTCAGACACGGACGACGACGTGATTGTAATGGACTGGAAAATTAGCTTCACGCCCAACGACGTCCAGGATCTGACGGTCCGCCAAGCGGCCAAAAAGATCAACCCAAAAATTGTGCTTACTGTGCGTCTTGGCAAAGGCATTGTTGGTGCTGGCCTGCCGATTTTGCTGGAAAACATGAGCTTTGTCGGCTCTTTGCGCATCCGCCTGAAGTTAATCAGCAACTTTCCCCACGTCCAAGTCGTCGATATGTCGTTTATGGAGCCGCCCAGCTTTGACTACGAGCTTAAACCCATCGGCGGCAGCACTCTCGGCCTGGACGTTGCTGCCCTGCCAGGTCTCTCCGGCTTTATCCAAAACCAGGTGCACGCAAACCTCGGTCCGATGATGTACAATCCCAACCAGTTTTCCCTGAATCTCGAGGAGCTCATGTCGggcacgccgctcgacGCAGCGGTTGGTGTGTTGCAGGTCACGGtgtggagcgcgcgcgatttggtCGGCGTGAAGTTTGCTGGCGGCGTTCCTGATCCGTACGTCGCCTTGTCCCTGGACGACGGACCTGAGATTGACAAGACGAGTGTAAAACAATCGACGCCGCATCCCACGTTTAAAGAGACCAAGTACATTATattgcgcaagctggaaGGCCTGCTTGTTTTGACCACCTTTGACTATAACGACAGGCGTCCAGATACGCGACTCGGCGTGACCAAAGTCAACTTGCAAATGCTCGAGGAAAAACCAGACTCTGGACAGCTCAACAAGGCGGTTATGTACAATGGCGCTGCTCACGGCTCCGTCCAATTTTCCCTGCACTACTTCCCCGTGCTCAAACCCCAGACCGCAACCGATGGATCGCCCAAGCCGCTGCCCGAAACTAACGCGGGCATTGTGCGTTTGACGCTgcaccaagcgcgcgatttggTCAGCAAGTCTGTCATTCCCGGCGAGATggagccgcgcgcaaagctgcTTCTCAACGACAAGGTAATCAAGGAGACGCCCGTGATCAAAAGCACGCGCGATCCCATCTTTGAGAACGTCACCGAGTTTCTGGTCACCGACCGCGCTTCGAGCGTGCTTTCGGTGCATATTATCGACGACCGCGAACTTGCCGGGAAGCCTGTCGTCGCGTCGATcagtgcgcgcattgaAGACCTCATCTCTGCAAAGCTGCGCCAGCAGGACTGGTTCCCTGTGCCCGACACAAAACGCACATGCATTCGCCTTTCGAGCCAGTGGAAGCCAGTTGTTATGGCCGGCAGTATCAACGGCAGTAACAGCTACAGGCCACCCATCGGCGCGCTCAAAGTGTGgatccgcggcgcgcacgacgtGAAGAatgtcgaggcgctcagTGGCGGAAAATCTGATCCATACGCCTTGCTCCGCGTGAATAATCTGCCCGTGAGCGGCACGGCGGTGATCATGAATAATCTTTCGCCTCTTTGGAACCAGGTGCTCTACGCGCCGGTTCATTCCAGCGCCGAAATTGTTCGACTCGAGGTGCTCGACTATCAGAACAGCACTGCGGACCGCACCCTGGGCTATTGCGACCTGGCCGTGTCGCAGTTTTGCGTGGATGATCTTACGGACCCAGTATATCGGTTCCACAGCAATGGGCGCCACACGCGCAACGAGCCGCTGAAGCAGACCAACGGCACTGTAAAAGGCATGGTGGACTTTGACGTGGAGTTCAAGCCTGCCATGAATGTTGCTGGCGCCAACTTTATCGAGCAGAACAAGCGCATGGTGCAGCAGGCAAagaaggcggcgcagaaCGAGCCGGACGCACGATCTGTCGGTGCTCTCGAAACGCCCGATGCACAGCCTACACCCGACGTTGCGCCCGACGGCCACGTCGAGGCCGCGGCTGACGACATGGATCAAGTTGTGGCGGGCCATGCCGTCGAGCacgaagaggaagaggacggcgacgaggcgctgcatctttCGCCCGAAGAACTGAAACAGTATCAGTCTGGTGTCCTGGCCTTTAACCTCATTTCCGGCACGATttccaagcagcgcgcgcagcttgaaGTGGTGTTTGACGATGCGTATTGGCCATCGTACATCacggagcgccgcaagcagaCGTACAACTGGGACGAGGTTGGCGAGGTGGTTATCCGAGAGCTCGATGTATCGCACGTATGGTTCCGTCTGCGCACAGGCTCTTCGGACGACGACGTATTTGCGGAGTACATGTGCAGCACTAGAGAGCTGATGGAGAAGGCGATGGTCGAGCCGACAGAGCTCACACTCTTACCTTTgaacggcgcagcgcttgacTTCAACTTAGGTAACCCTGTCGAAGACCTCGGCCGCCTGCAGAACCAGTCGACCGAGCGCCTGAAATCTGTCGGCGGCTTGCccagcaagctgcgcaccgaCGGCACGAAGGCATTTACCGacggcgccaaggcgctgggaagcggcgcaacgcaGCTCAGCGACAATGCCCTTTCGCTCGCAAACCAGACCTTGCATTACACGCATCCCCTGCTCAACAAGATTAAGGTAAGCTGCCGCTACATTCCTATGGACGTCCATTTGGAGCCAGTCGAGAGCATTGTGAACCAAGGCGCGCTTTCGATCGAGCTGATCAGGGCAGACCATTTGCGCTCTGCGGACCGTGGCGGAAAGTCGGACCCCTACGTCCTGTTTGAAGACAATGGCGTGGTCCTGGCCAAGTCCAAGACAGTGAAGAGATCGCTGCACCCCGTGTTTAACGAGACGCTGCCTGAAGTCAATATCAAATCGCGACTCACGCACGACTATACGTTTAATGTCCGCGATTGGGATCAGGTCGGCTCCTCCGATCcgctcggcatcgcgcacatcAACCtggccgagctcgagccgTTCGTCGCGCATGAACAGACATATCCGCTCGTCGGAAAAGGCTCCACAGAGAAGAGCACCATCTCTGTCCGCCTCTCCTTCCGTCCGCAGTACGTCAACAACCGCACGCGAAAAAACACAGCGATCCGCCGCAACATTACGTCGGGCCTTATCGGCGGAATTGGCGGGATCGGCAAaggcgtcgcgcacggcggaaAAAGCGTCGGGCACGGCTTCTTTAGCGTGCTCACTGGCGGCAAGCATCACAGCCACGAGAATGAGCCGCAGGTGAtggaagcgccgcagcaagacGGCTACGTACAAGGCTCCACCGAGCAGAAGGCCCCAGGCGCCCAGTCTTTTGTCTTGAACGACGAGGCAACATCCATGCGCGACTCTGCCTCCATGTACCAGGGACGCTCCGAGGACGGCGAACCGCGTGttcgccagcgccgctcccGACTGCAAAATCCGttcaagcgcgccaaggagcCTGCGCAAGGGCCTGCGCTCCCTCCACATCGTTCGTAG
- the prp3 gene encoding U4/U5/U6 small nuclear ribonucleoprotein prp3 (COG:A; EggNog:ENOG503NW0X): MEAFQRSGLKGAPAQQSHATGANAGELGQPDVKASESTPTGIHPLLLGNVAKIQERFQSLAPKFVSLQANKRPLPGRPANPQPTVQIKPAKPAPPANPYLTAAAQAASDAGPRPKSRSMQRSLQFNRPGRYIMEAEHMRRDQQMNALKERIQNAARKVGMQDELLGDERILRREEPPEAEWWDIPLLPSKDYKDVPDGHDAQGPLPFLHGAESPIDHLVQHPIPIPAPTETIRVRPHGVMLTKQEMKKMRKQRRAAEQQDKRDRIKMGLLPPDPPKVKLSNLMRVLGSEAVSDPTKVEARVRREIAARRERHEQANEDRMLTDEERRARRAYKTRVEEDKGIWAQVYCIRQLVSPSHKFKVRKNAQQHHLGGIVIIHPDLALVVVEGSCKALKAYKRLMLVRIDWTDPGRPHGMDASEEETPDVDLGENTCELVFEGPVRERTFGGGMIRTEAVSTDAKVKELLGPQLSGYWEVAKRSLTATQGD, from the coding sequence atggaaGCGTTTCAGCGCTCGGGCTTGAAGGGAGCACCTGCGCAGCAGTCGCACGCAACAGGAGCAAATGCGGGTGAGCTTGGCCAGCCGGATGTGAAAGCATCTGAAAGCACGCCCACTGGAATCCAcccgctgctgcttggcaaTGTCGCCAAGATCCAGGAACGGTTCCAGTCTTTGGCGCCCAAGTTTGTCTCGCTCCAAGCAAACAAGCGGCCGCTTCCTGGGCGCCCTGCTAATCCGCAACCCACTGTACAGATAAAGCCCGCGAaaccagcgccgccagcgaATCCGTACCTGACTGCGGCTGCACAGGCCGCCAGCGATGCAGGGCCGCGGCCCAAGTCACGAagcatgcagcgctctTTGCAATTCAACCGTCCGGGGCGCTACATCATGGAGGCCGAGCATATGCGGCGTGACCAGCAGATGAACGCGCTCAAGGAACGGATCCaaaatgccgcgcgcaaggtCGGGATGCAGGACGAGTTGCTTGGCGACGAAcgcattttgcgccgcgaagaGCCGCCCGAAGCAGAGTGGTGGGATATTCCACTGCTTCCAAGCAAAGACTACAAAGACGTGCCGGACGGGCACGACGCGCAAGGGCCGTTGCCTTTCTTACACGGCGCCGAATCGCCCATCGACCATCTTGTACAGCACCCGATTCCCATTCCTGCACCCACCGAAACAATTCGTGTCCGTCCGCACGGTGTCATGTTGACCAAGCAAGAAATGAAAAAGATGCGGaaacagcgccgcgccgcggagcaGCAGGACAAGCGCGACAGGATTAAAATGGGCCTGCTTCCGCCTGATCCGCCCAAGGTGAAGCTGTCGAATCTGATGCGTGTGCTTGGGTCAGAAGCAGTGTCAGATCCGACAAAAGTCGAAGCACGCGTCCGCCGCGAaattgccgcgcgccgcgaacgGCACGAGCAGGCGAACGAGGATCGTATGCTTACCGACGaagagcgtcgcgctcggcgtgcgtACAAGACGAGAGTCGAGGAGGACAAGGGGATTTGGGCACAAGTGTACTGCATTCGCCAGCTTGTCAGTCCTTCGCACAAGTTCAAGgtgcgcaagaatgcaCAACAGCACCATTTGGGCGGCATTGTGATTATTCATCCAGACTTGGCGCTCGTTGTCGTTGAAGGGTCGTGTAAAGCACTCAAGGCATACAAGCGGCTTATGCTTGTACGCATCGACTGGACGGATCCTGGCCGGCCACACGGCATGGATGCGTCGGAGGAAGAGACGCCGGACGTGGACCTTGGCGAGAATACGTGCGAGCTCGTGTTTGAAGGGCCCGTGCGTGAGCGCACTTTTGGTGGCGGCATGATTCGTACCGAGGCCGTCTCTACCGACGCAAAAGTCAAGGAGCTGCTGGGGCCGCAGCTCTCAGGTTACTGGGAAGTGGCCAAACGGTCGCTTACAGCGACGCAAGGTGATTAA